The Salvelinus namaycush isolate Seneca chromosome 1, SaNama_1.0, whole genome shotgun sequence genome has a window encoding:
- the htra4 gene encoding serine protease HTRA1 — MIKFVFCIIFVAVVHARLLRKRQTPCPEVCDGSRCPVAPESRCYYGVVKDSCGCCTVCASGEGDICGERGIGLCGEGMTCEYPAGKRRVRGSCVCTLSEPVCGSDGRTYPSMCRLRAENKIAELSINPPVILIQKGHCDSGSLDPGSIRYKFNFIADVVDKIAPAVVHLELFKRLAFSNQEVPVSSGSGFIVSEDGWIVTNAHVLSNKQKIKVEMKNGVKFDASVKDVDTKLDIALIKIESDSPLPVLLLGHSSDLRPGEFVVAVGSPFSLQNTVTTGIISTAHRNGLELGLKDSDMEYIQTDAIINYGNSGGPLVNLDGDVIGINTLKVTAGISFAIPADRIRQFLADSYDRQIKGKTLPKKKYMGVRMLQLSTHLIRDLRERESGFPDVSSGVYVYEVIPGTAASSAGMINHDVIISINGQPIQTTDEVSDAVQSGSPLSVVVRRANEDVMIKVVPEEID, encoded by the exons ATGATAAAGTTTGTTTTTTGCATTATCTTCGTCGCTGTGGTTCATGCGCGGTTACTTCGCAAGAGACAAACTCCGTGTCCGGAAGTCTGTGATGGCTCCCGCTGTCCTGTCGCACCTGAATCACGGTGTTACTACGGTGTAGTGAAGGACAGCTGCGGATGCTGCACAGTATGCGCGTCTGGAGAAGGTGACATTTGCGGGGAGCGCGGTATTGGCCTTTGTGGCGAGGGAATGACATGCGAATATCCAGCGGGAAAGCGCAGAGTTCGCGGTTCATGCGTTTGCACACTTTCAGAGCCGGTGTGTGGAAGTGATGGAAGGACTTACCCCAGTATGTGCCGTTTGAGAGCCGAGAACAAAATAGCAGAACTCAGTATAAATCCCCCGGTCATCTTGATTCAGAAAGGCCACTGTGATTCGG GTTCCCTGGACCCAGGAAGTATCCGCTACAAATTCAACTTCATTGCCGATGTGGTGGATAAGATAGCCCCTGCTGTGGTGCACCTAGAGCTTTTCAAGAG GTTGGCATTTTCAAACCAGGAAGTCCCCGTCTCTAGTGGTTCGGGGTTCATCGTGTCAGAGGACGGCTGGATTGTCACCAACGCCCACGTTCTCTCCAACAAGCAGAAAATCAAAGTGGAGATGAAGAACGGTGTCAAATTCGATGCCTCCGTCAAGGACGTGGACACGAAGCTAGACATTGCACTCATCAAAATTGAGTCGGAT AGTCCACTGCCGGTGCTTCTGCTGGGCCACTCGTCTGACCTTCGGCCTGGGGAGTTTGTGGTGGCAGTGGGTAGTCCCTTCTCCCTGCAG AACACGGTCACCACAGGCATCATCAGCACGGCCCATAGGAATGGCCTGGAGCTGGGACTCAAAGACTCTGACATGGAGTACATCCAGACGGACGCCATCATCAAC TATGGCAACTCAGGGGGACCACTTGTGAACTTG GATGGGGATGTCATTGGCATAAATACTCTGAAGGTCACAGCAGGAATATCCTTTGCAATTCCTGCTGACAGAATACGGCAATTCCTTGCGGATTCCTACGACAGACAAATCAAGG GAAAGACACTGCCAAAAAAGAAATACATGGGTGTCCGGATGCTTCAACTCTCAACTCA TTTGATCCGAGATCTGAGGGAGCGGGAGAGCGGCTTCCCAGATGTGAGCTCAGGAGTGTACGTTTATGAAGTGATCCCAGGAACAGCTGCCTCCAG TGCTGGCATGATTAACCATGATGTTATAATCAGCATCAACGGGCAACCCATCCAGACCACAGACGAGGTGAGTGATGCTGTCCAGTCAGGCAGTCCGCTGTCCGTGGTAGTGCGGCGAGCTAACGAAGACGTCATGATAAAGGTTGTCCCTGAGGAAATCGACTGA